The following are encoded in a window of Artemia franciscana chromosome 5, ASM3288406v1, whole genome shotgun sequence genomic DNA:
- the LOC136027234 gene encoding speckle targeted PIP5K1A-regulated poly(A) polymerase-like, whose product MERRERQENLNRHHRIMETIDNSKPLNEQISYLMQRISLPEEEYSRRNDFCQVLQTVLEKTIEGSRLYIFGSTLSGLCLNESDLDLYLDVPDDIFIRYADQKKEGLPKKKKKFRLLPGGIYPDHVMIAKRVRKALERHRNFHDIEAIPFARVPIVKFVHGPTGIKGDIQSSVCCGVFNSLLLRTLSELDPRVKQMLILIRYWFKLLGMSGGTDRKRFFSNYAVCLLVILFLAAEGVIPAVQDLVKPNNHVSLEDDWHFDFDTNPTFIAENRTSIRFLLRNFFMFYGKEVDYSTYVLSVLDGMSLPKENFKNLDLPSSQSLYVDRVKNNACDAINLKCQIALQDPFELNNNLTRLFSKPSLERFQQCCQVAAEVLETSSEKDCLKKLFDVSAYPSLLNPRKREQPDEDGTEQPIGDEGRGGARGNKKKKRNNRNTCIQFKQLVLP is encoded by the exons gaAACTATTGACAATTCAAAACCATTGAATGAGCAGATAAGTTATTTAATGCAGAGAATATCTTTGCCTGAAGAAGAATACAGCAGACGGAATGACTTTTGTCAAGTGCTCCAAACAGTTCTAGAGAAGACAATTGAAGGTTCTAGATTGTATATCTTTGGCTCAACATTATCAGGGCTCTGCCTTAATGAATCTGACTTAGATTTGTATTTAGATGTACCAGATG acatttttatTCGCTATGCAGATCAGAAAAAAGAAGGTttgccaaagaaaaagaaaaagtttcgACTACTGCCAGGCGGAATATATCCTGATCATGTAATGATTGCAAAACGCGTCAGAAAAGCACTGGAACGACATAGGAATTTCCACGATATTGAAGCAATCCCCTTCGCCCGGGTACCAATTGTCAAATTTGTGCATGGACCAACTGGCATCAAAGGCGATATTCAGTCATCCGTTTGTTGTGGTGTGTTCAATTCATTGCTGTTGAGGACGTTGTCAGAGTTGGATCCTCGGGTGAAACAAATGCTCATTCTTATCAG ATACTGGTTTAAACTACTTGGAATGAGCGGTGGTACAGACAGGAAACGCTTCTTTTCCAACTATGCAGTTTGCCTGCTCGTCATTCTGTTCCTGGCGGCTGAAGGTGTTATACCGGCTGTTCAAGATTTAGTGAAACCAAATAATCATGTATCTCTTGAAGACGACTGGCACTTTGATTTTGATACTAATCCAACATTTATTGCAGAAAACAGAACTTCAATCCGTTTTCTTTTGCGCAACTTCTTCATGTTTTATGGAAAAGAAGTAGATTACTCGACCTATGTCCTTTCTGTATTAGATGGAATGTCACTGCCGAAagagaattttaaaaatttggatcTTCCATCGTCTCAGTCGTTGTATGTTGACAGAGTTAAAAACAATGCATGTGATGCAATTAATTTAAAGTGTCAAATAGCTTTACAAGATCCATTTGAACTGAACAATAATTTGACAAGGTTATTTTCGAAGCCCTCACTAGAACGATTTCAGCAGTGTTGCCAAGTTGCAGCAGAGGTTCTTGAAACGAGTAGTGAAAAAGACTgtctgaaaaaattatttgatgtgAGTGCTTATCCCAGCTTGCTAAATCCTAGAAAGCGTGAACAGCCAGATGAAGATGGCACGGAGCAGCCAATTGGAGACGAGGGCAGAGGCGGTGCAAGAgggaacaagaaaaagaaacgaaataacAGAAATACGTGTATACAATTTAAACAGCTGGTTTTGCCATAG